The following are encoded together in the Streptomyces tsukubensis genome:
- a CDS encoding GOLPH3/VPS74 family protein codes for MPEGSLSLPAKLYLLAWDPARDRVTGASHLHHLVRAGALTELAMSGLLTDDSGIATPTSDRRTGDTALDSLLELIEESRPRSWKKWVTSRAGVTLDAVREGLVAAGLLRTRRKRVFGVFPSTAYVVTDRALVGDLHERARSVLRSTGPVSEVSDEDAALVALATAGELRTVATGREARRHKKRIEELTERVGAAAPALRKVIKEVRTAMIVAATSAGSNGG; via the coding sequence GTGCCAGAAGGATCGCTCTCACTGCCCGCCAAGCTCTATCTGCTGGCCTGGGACCCGGCGCGCGACAGGGTCACCGGCGCGTCGCACCTGCACCATCTGGTCCGGGCCGGCGCCCTCACAGAACTGGCCATGAGCGGCCTGCTCACCGACGACAGCGGCATCGCCACGCCGACGAGCGACCGGCGCACCGGGGACACCGCCCTGGACAGCCTCCTCGAACTCATCGAGGAGTCGCGCCCGCGCTCCTGGAAGAAGTGGGTGACCTCCCGTGCGGGAGTGACGCTCGACGCGGTGCGGGAGGGGCTCGTGGCCGCGGGACTGCTGCGGACGAGGAGGAAGCGCGTGTTCGGGGTGTTCCCCTCCACCGCGTATGTCGTCACGGACCGCGCGCTCGTCGGCGATCTGCACGAGCGGGCCCGCTCCGTGCTGCGCTCCACCGGTCCCGTGTCGGAGGTCTCGGACGAGGACGCCGCGCTCGTGGCGCTCGCCACCGCGGGGGAGCTGCGGACCGTCGCGACCGGCAGGGAGGCGCGCCGGCACAAGAAGCGCATCGAGGAGCTGACGGAGCGCGTCGGCGCGGCGGCGCCCGCACTGCGCAAGGTCATCAAGGAGGTCCGTACCGCGATGATCGTCGCGGCCACGTCAGCGGGGTCGAACGGGGGCTGA
- a CDS encoding saccharopine dehydrogenase family protein yields the protein MPQDVRDHDLVLYGATGFVGALTAERLAATAPAGLRWALAGRDGGKLRRLRERLAADHPACADLPLLTVGADDPVALRELAAGTRVVATTVGPYRDHGQELVAACADAGTDYADLAGEPEFIDLTYVRHHERARETGARLVHSCGFDSVPHDLGAYFTVGHLPEGVPLRVDGYVHVDAAPSGGTLASTLDIMSRPGAARAAARDRAAHEPRTAGGRRVRAPLGVPHYSGEVGAWALPLPTLDPSVVARSARSLDRYGPDFRYRHFAAVHRLPMAFGGVAAALALVGGAQLPPVRRGLTRLLSPGSGPDDVRRARSTFSVRFVGEGGGRRVFTEITGGDPGYGETAKILAEAALSLALDELPATSGQVTPAVAMGDALTARLARTGLGFRVAAVR from the coding sequence ATGCCCCAGGACGTACGTGACCACGATCTGGTGCTGTACGGAGCGACCGGCTTCGTCGGCGCGCTCACCGCGGAGCGGCTCGCCGCCACGGCCCCCGCCGGGCTGCGCTGGGCCCTCGCGGGGCGGGACGGGGGGAAGCTGCGACGGCTGCGCGAGCGGCTGGCGGCCGACCACCCCGCCTGCGCGGACCTTCCGCTCCTCACCGTCGGCGCCGACGATCCGGTGGCGCTGCGCGAACTGGCCGCCGGCACCCGGGTGGTGGCCACCACCGTCGGCCCGTACCGGGACCACGGGCAGGAGCTGGTGGCCGCCTGCGCCGACGCGGGGACGGACTACGCCGACCTCGCGGGGGAGCCGGAGTTCATCGACCTCACCTACGTACGCCATCACGAGCGGGCGCGGGAGACCGGGGCACGGCTCGTGCACTCCTGCGGCTTCGACTCGGTCCCGCACGACCTCGGCGCCTATTTCACCGTCGGCCACCTGCCCGAGGGGGTACCGCTGCGGGTCGACGGTTACGTCCACGTGGACGCGGCCCCCTCGGGCGGCACCCTCGCCTCGACGCTCGACATCATGTCCCGGCCCGGGGCCGCGAGGGCCGCCGCACGGGACAGGGCCGCGCACGAGCCCCGGACGGCCGGGGGGCGCCGGGTGCGGGCGCCGCTGGGCGTGCCGCACTACTCCGGTGAAGTCGGCGCGTGGGCGCTGCCGCTGCCGACCCTGGACCCGAGCGTCGTGGCCCGCTCCGCGCGGTCGCTCGACCGTTACGGTCCCGATTTCCGCTACCGGCACTTCGCGGCCGTACACCGGCTCCCGATGGCGTTCGGCGGTGTCGCGGCCGCGCTCGCGCTGGTCGGCGGCGCGCAACTGCCGCCCGTACGGAGGGGATTGACGCGGCTGCTGTCCCCGGGTTCCGGGCCGGACGACGTCCGCAGGGCGCGCAGCACGTTCTCGGTGCGGTTCGTGGGCGAGGGAGGCGGTCGGCGGGTCTTCACGGAGATCACCGGCGGCGATCCCGGATACGGCGAGACGGCGAAGATCCTCGCGGAGGCGGCGCTGTCACTGGCCCTGGACGAACTGCCCGCGACCTCGGGCCAGGTGACCCCGGCCGTCGCGATGGGCGACGCGCTGACCGCGAGGCTCGCGCGTACGGGGCTCGGGTTCCGGGTGGCGGCGGTGCGGTGA
- a CDS encoding multicopper oxidase domain-containing protein — protein MGRRMFNRRMLAGGAAAAAGLTSMSAAAPASSADVSDRVSAKTAPAGGEVRTIKMYAEKLDGGKMGYGFEKGKASVPGPLIELNEGDTLHVEFENTMDVDVSLHVHGLDYEITSDGTRMNNSHVPPGGKRTYTWRTHKPGKRADGTYRAGSAGYWHYHDHVVGTDHGTGGIRNGLYGGVVVRRKGDILPDRSHTIVFNDMTINNLPEGPDIKATVGDRVEIVMITHGEYYHTFHMHGHRWADNRTGMLTGPDDPTQVLDNKITGPADSFGFQIIAGEGVGAGAWMYHCHVQSHSDMGMVGMFLVANEDGTIPGHAEHHANSGDAKEKSGAEKGESGVEEKKSGAATESSGQSGDMPEHGHHG, from the coding sequence ATGGGCAGGCGGATGTTCAACCGCCGGATGCTGGCGGGCGGGGCGGCCGCCGCCGCGGGGCTGACATCGATGTCGGCGGCGGCACCGGCCAGTTCGGCGGACGTCTCCGACCGGGTGAGCGCCAAGACCGCGCCTGCGGGCGGGGAAGTCAGAACCATCAAGATGTACGCCGAGAAGCTGGACGGCGGAAAGATGGGATACGGCTTCGAGAAGGGCAAGGCATCCGTCCCCGGTCCCCTGATCGAGCTGAACGAGGGCGACACCCTGCACGTCGAGTTCGAGAACACGATGGATGTCGACGTCAGCCTCCATGTGCACGGCCTCGACTACGAGATCACCAGCGACGGCACCCGGATGAACAACAGCCATGTCCCACCGGGCGGGAAGCGGACCTACACCTGGCGCACCCACAAGCCGGGCAAGCGGGCCGACGGTACGTACCGTGCGGGCAGCGCCGGCTACTGGCACTACCACGACCACGTCGTCGGCACCGATCACGGCACCGGGGGCATACGCAACGGGCTCTACGGCGGGGTCGTGGTCAGGAGGAAGGGCGACATCCTCCCCGACAGGAGCCACACGATCGTCTTCAACGACATGACGATCAACAACCTGCCCGAGGGGCCCGACATCAAGGCCACCGTCGGCGACCGCGTGGAGATCGTGATGATCACGCACGGCGAGTACTACCACACGTTCCACATGCATGGACATCGCTGGGCCGACAACCGTACGGGGATGCTGACGGGGCCCGACGATCCGACTCAGGTGCTGGACAACAAGATCACCGGCCCCGCGGACTCCTTCGGCTTCCAGATCATCGCGGGAGAGGGGGTCGGCGCCGGAGCGTGGATGTACCACTGTCACGTCCAGAGCCACTCGGACATGGGGATGGTGGGGATGTTCCTCGTGGCGAACGAGGACGGCACCATCCCGGGACACGCGGAGCACCACGCGAACTCCGGGGACGCGAAGGAGAAGTCGGGCGCCGAGAAGGGGGAGTCGGGCGTCGAGGAGAAGAAGTCCGGCGCCGCTACGGAGAGTTCCGGGCAAAGCGGCGACATGCCGGAACACGGGCACCACGGGTGA
- a CDS encoding WhiB family transcriptional regulator, translating into MYTDINAVQRLAQEGQALCAQVGSEFFFPEPGSSVSDAKRVCRACGMRAACLEYALDNDERFGVWGGLSEKERTRLRQARAA; encoded by the coding sequence ATGTACACCGACATCAACGCCGTTCAACGGCTCGCCCAGGAGGGACAGGCGCTGTGTGCCCAAGTGGGCTCCGAGTTCTTCTTCCCTGAACCCGGCAGCTCCGTGAGTGACGCCAAGCGGGTCTGCCGCGCCTGCGGCATGCGCGCCGCCTGTCTGGAATACGCCCTCGACAACGATGAGCGCTTCGGCGTCTGGGGCGGATTGTCCGAGAAGGAGCGGACCCGCCTGAGACAGGCACGGGCCGCCTGA
- a CDS encoding CaiB/BaiF CoA transferase family protein, with amino-acid sequence MAAAENGHSGPLAGVRVVELAGIGPGPFAAMLLADLGADVVRVDRPGRQPLGMDPAYDVTNRNKRSVLIDLKAPDGPGRVLDLVERADVLIEGNRPGVTERLGIGPADCHARNPKLVYGRMTGWGQEGPLASSAGHDLSYIALTGALGMTGKADEPPAFAANLLGDFAGGSLYLVVGVLAALRHAELTGTGQVVDAAIVDGASHLTTMVHGMMAAGGWQDRRGANLLDGGSPFYGCYETADGEYMAVGALEKRFYDEFTGLLGITDTAPGRGDFDRWDELRESVARAFKSRTRAEWTAVFEGSDACVAPVLSLREAPRHPHLAARGTFTEHSGITQPAPAPRFSATPASVRTGPALPGGDTADVARDWDVPGLDVPGPDDAPGRTDTDKA; translated from the coding sequence ATGGCAGCGGCGGAGAACGGTCACAGCGGTCCCCTCGCCGGGGTGCGCGTCGTCGAGCTGGCGGGCATCGGGCCCGGCCCGTTCGCCGCGATGCTCCTCGCCGACCTCGGCGCCGACGTCGTACGCGTGGACAGACCGGGCAGACAGCCCCTCGGTATGGACCCCGCCTATGACGTCACCAACCGCAACAAACGCTCGGTGCTGATCGACCTCAAGGCGCCCGATGGGCCCGGACGCGTCCTCGACCTGGTGGAACGCGCGGATGTACTCATCGAGGGCAACCGCCCGGGGGTCACGGAACGGCTCGGCATCGGCCCCGCCGACTGCCACGCCCGCAACCCGAAGCTGGTCTACGGCCGGATGACCGGCTGGGGCCAGGAAGGGCCGCTGGCGTCGTCCGCGGGCCACGACCTCTCCTACATCGCGCTGACCGGCGCGCTCGGCATGACCGGCAAGGCCGACGAGCCGCCCGCCTTCGCAGCCAATCTGCTCGGCGACTTCGCGGGCGGCTCCCTCTATCTCGTCGTCGGAGTCCTCGCCGCCCTGCGCCACGCCGAGCTGACCGGTACGGGACAGGTCGTGGACGCCGCCATCGTCGACGGTGCCTCGCACCTGACCACCATGGTCCACGGCATGATGGCCGCGGGCGGCTGGCAGGACAGGCGCGGCGCCAACCTCCTCGACGGCGGCAGCCCCTTCTACGGCTGCTACGAGACGGCCGACGGCGAGTACATGGCGGTCGGTGCCCTGGAGAAGCGGTTCTACGACGAGTTCACCGGCCTCCTCGGCATCACGGACACCGCACCCGGCCGAGGTGACTTCGACCGCTGGGACGAACTGCGCGAGAGCGTGGCCCGCGCCTTCAAGTCCCGTACGCGCGCGGAGTGGACGGCTGTGTTCGAGGGCTCCGACGCCTGTGTGGCCCCCGTGCTCTCGCTGCGCGAGGCGCCCCGTCATCCGCATCTCGCGGCGCGCGGGACCTTCACGGAGCACAGCGGTATCACGCAGCCGGCGCCCGCGCCGCGCTTCTCCGCCACCCCCGCCTCCGTACGGACGGGCCCCGCCCTGCCCGGTGGCGACACCGCCGACGTCGCCAGGGACTGGGACGTACCCGGGCTCGACGTACCCGGCCCGGACGACGCCCCCGGGCGCACGGACACGGACAAGGCCTGA
- the ddaH gene encoding dimethylargininase, protein MPSRKALIRRPSPRLAEGLVTHGTRVPVDVGLAVEQWLEYGRVLREYGWETVEVDPADDCPDSVFVEDAVVVFRNVALITRPGTPTRRPETTGVEESVARLGASVNWIWEPGTLDGGDVLKIGDTVYVGIGGRTNAAGAQQLRAVFEPLGARVVAVPVSKVLHLKSAVTALPDGTVVGHPPLVDAPSLFPRLLPVPEESGAHVMLLGDGAVLMSASAPKTAELFATLGHEPVLVDIGEFEKLEGCVTCLSVRLRDLYV, encoded by the coding sequence GTGCCCAGTCGCAAGGCCCTGATCCGCCGACCGAGCCCCCGCCTCGCGGAGGGGCTCGTCACCCATGGGACGCGCGTCCCCGTCGATGTCGGGCTCGCCGTCGAGCAGTGGTTGGAGTACGGGCGGGTCCTGCGGGAGTACGGCTGGGAGACCGTCGAGGTGGATCCCGCGGACGACTGCCCCGATTCTGTGTTCGTCGAGGACGCCGTCGTCGTCTTCCGCAACGTCGCGCTGATCACCCGGCCGGGTACGCCGACCCGGCGCCCCGAGACGACCGGGGTGGAGGAGAGCGTGGCGCGGCTGGGTGCCTCGGTGAACTGGATATGGGAGCCGGGCACCCTGGACGGCGGTGACGTGCTCAAGATCGGCGACACCGTCTACGTGGGGATCGGCGGCAGGACCAACGCGGCGGGCGCCCAGCAACTGCGTGCGGTCTTCGAGCCGCTCGGCGCCCGGGTCGTGGCCGTTCCGGTCAGCAAGGTGCTGCACCTCAAGTCGGCGGTGACCGCGCTGCCCGACGGCACTGTCGTCGGTCATCCGCCCCTGGTGGACGCCCCTTCGCTCTTCCCGCGGCTGCTGCCCGTGCCCGAGGAGTCCGGTGCTCATGTCATGCTGCTCGGGGACGGTGCCGTGCTGATGTCGGCGAGTGCGCCGAAGACCGCCGAACTCTTCGCGACCCTGGGTCACGAACCCGTACTGGTGGACATCGGAGAGTTCGAAAAGCTGGAAGGCTGTGTGACCTGCCTCTCCGTGCGCCTTCGTGACCTGTACGTATAA
- a CDS encoding ThuA domain-containing protein, producing MRFAPHQRPLNAKGPVRERPAAPGGRGRPTRRQARRAWAAALLSGAVVTGLMSSGAASAKPYPDAPLTTMSLPSPPGGSDVKVLVFHGAVGEESPTVDAGIEAIEKIGQTGPAAERFSIETSGNAKVFTNEKKLGKYNAVVFLTGAGDVLNAEQEAGLTAYMKAGGGFLGVHDAARTEPYSEWYTGLIGARPTDGSGASTQRATVEVGDRQHPATKSLPLEWKHPDKWLNWAENPSGKVHTVARVRETTYKPGEGANGADHPVSWCRDYDGGRSFYTGMGGTTDSFSEADFRTHLRGALLWTTRISRADCQATIDSNYTAERVTQPNQPGQNDQIGEPHGLVTAKDGRVFYIGRGGKDASSPVITDWNDPDVGKGQGEIHIYDPKTKKVTLAGSLTVFGNKGGGDELVKVEEGLLGIELDPRFEDNGWVYLHYTPHSKLDRDKQMATRQVSRFTLNRTTNKLDLSSEKVLLSWPVQVHSCCHAGGGLAWDSKDNLYIATGDNNSSQFSDGYSGNNPQPNYKGVSFADARRTAGNTNNLNGKILRIHPEQDGTYTLPEGNLFTGKETAEGGGKTRGEIYVMGVRNPSRISIDKATDTLYAGWVGPDAGEPSETWGPAKYDTFAQITKASNRGWPYCMGNKQPYRDRNLPDPTKPLGWYDCDHPKNESPNNDGLVNLPPVTGNNIWYSPQGGGPDYPRDAKGVPSYKQSEATYLMPWLKGGGQAAMDGPVYRYNEDSASTTKWPSYWDGKWFVGDLYDADQPRHAVLIDPKTGGEGSIPTHAESLKKIVPIGENGIRNLMDWKFAPDGSLYVLDYGRGFFTSDAKSSLWHVTYKGGAATPAAADLARRP from the coding sequence ATGCGGTTCGCACCGCATCAACGACCCTTGAACGCGAAGGGACCCGTACGAGAGAGACCGGCCGCGCCAGGAGGACGCGGCAGGCCGACACGGCGGCAGGCCCGGCGGGCCTGGGCCGCCGCCCTGCTCTCTGGAGCGGTGGTCACCGGGCTGATGTCCAGTGGCGCCGCCAGCGCGAAACCGTACCCGGACGCGCCGCTGACAACGATGTCCCTGCCGTCGCCTCCTGGCGGCTCCGACGTGAAGGTGCTGGTCTTCCACGGGGCGGTGGGCGAGGAGTCGCCGACCGTGGACGCGGGGATCGAGGCCATCGAGAAGATCGGGCAGACCGGCCCCGCGGCCGAGCGGTTCTCGATCGAGACCTCGGGCAACGCCAAGGTCTTCACCAATGAGAAGAAGCTCGGCAAGTACAACGCCGTGGTCTTCCTGACCGGCGCGGGAGACGTACTCAACGCCGAGCAGGAGGCGGGGCTCACCGCCTACATGAAGGCCGGCGGTGGCTTCCTCGGGGTCCACGACGCGGCTCGCACGGAGCCGTACTCGGAGTGGTACACCGGACTGATCGGCGCTCGCCCCACCGACGGCAGCGGAGCGAGCACGCAGCGCGCCACGGTCGAGGTGGGAGACCGTCAGCACCCGGCCACCAAGAGCCTGCCGCTGGAGTGGAAGCACCCCGACAAGTGGCTGAACTGGGCGGAGAACCCGTCGGGCAAGGTCCACACCGTGGCCAGGGTCCGCGAGACGACGTACAAGCCGGGCGAGGGCGCCAACGGCGCCGACCACCCCGTGTCCTGGTGCCGTGACTACGACGGCGGCCGGTCCTTCTACACCGGTATGGGCGGTACGACCGACAGCTTCTCCGAGGCCGACTTCCGTACGCACCTGCGGGGCGCCCTGCTCTGGACGACGCGGATCTCACGCGCCGACTGCCAGGCGACCATCGACTCCAACTACACGGCGGAGCGGGTGACCCAGCCCAACCAGCCGGGTCAGAACGACCAGATCGGCGAGCCGCACGGCCTCGTCACCGCCAAGGACGGCCGGGTGTTCTACATCGGCCGCGGCGGCAAGGACGCCTCCAGCCCGGTGATCACCGACTGGAACGACCCGGACGTCGGCAAGGGCCAGGGCGAGATCCACATCTACGACCCGAAGACCAAGAAGGTCACCCTCGCCGGTTCGCTCACCGTCTTCGGCAACAAGGGCGGCGGCGACGAACTCGTCAAGGTCGAGGAGGGGTTGCTCGGTATCGAGCTCGACCCCAGGTTCGAGGACAACGGCTGGGTGTACCTGCACTACACGCCGCACTCCAAGCTCGACCGTGACAAGCAGATGGCGACCCGGCAGGTCTCCAGGTTCACCCTGAACAGGACGACCAACAAGCTGGACCTGTCGTCGGAGAAGGTGCTGCTCTCCTGGCCGGTCCAGGTGCACTCGTGCTGCCACGCGGGCGGCGGTCTGGCCTGGGACTCCAAGGACAACCTGTACATCGCCACGGGTGACAACAACTCGTCCCAGTTCAGCGACGGTTACTCGGGCAACAACCCGCAGCCCAACTACAAGGGTGTCTCCTTCGCCGACGCGCGCAGGACCGCGGGCAACACCAACAACCTCAACGGCAAGATCCTGCGCATCCACCCGGAGCAGGACGGCACCTACACCCTGCCGGAGGGCAACCTCTTCACGGGCAAGGAGACCGCGGAGGGCGGCGGCAAGACACGCGGTGAGATCTATGTGATGGGCGTGCGCAACCCTTCGCGCATCTCCATCGACAAGGCCACGGACACCCTCTACGCGGGGTGGGTCGGTCCCGACGCGGGCGAGCCGAGCGAGACCTGGGGTCCGGCGAAGTACGACACGTTCGCCCAGATCACCAAGGCGAGCAACCGGGGCTGGCCGTACTGCATGGGCAACAAGCAGCCCTACCGCGACCGTAATCTCCCCGACCCCACGAAGCCGCTCGGCTGGTACGACTGCGACCACCCGAAGAACGAGTCGCCCAACAACGACGGACTGGTCAACCTGCCGCCCGTCACCGGCAACAACATCTGGTACTCGCCGCAGGGCGGCGGTCCCGACTATCCGCGCGACGCGAAGGGTGTCCCCTCGTACAAGCAGAGCGAGGCCACCTACCTGATGCCGTGGCTCAAGGGCGGCGGCCAGGCGGCCATGGACGGTCCTGTCTACCGCTACAACGAGGACAGCGCCTCCACCACCAAGTGGCCCTCCTACTGGGACGGCAAGTGGTTCGTCGGTGACCTCTACGACGCCGACCAGCCGCGCCACGCGGTCCTGATCGACCCGAAGACGGGTGGAGAGGGCTCCATCCCGACGCACGCCGAGTCCCTGAAGAAGATCGTCCCGATCGGGGAGAACGGCATCAGGAACCTGATGGACTGGAAGTTCGCTCCCGACGGTTCGCTGTATGTCCTCGACTACGGACGGGGCTTCTTCACCTCGGACGCCAAGTCGTCGCTGTGGCACGTGACGTACAAGGGCGGCGCGGCGACCCCCGCCGCCGCGGACCTGGCAAGGAGGCCGTAG
- a CDS encoding acyl-ACP desaturase gives MTTTSPQPGIGSSASWTDARLLYALEEVVETELNRHLKVAKDWMPHEYVPFSDGRNFPGVFEDGEPWEKQQSKVTEVGRTALVVNLLTEDNLPSYHHEIATLFGRDGAWGTWVHRWTAEEGRHGIVMRDYLLASRAVDPDQLERFRMAHMSEGFESDNRHSMLHSVAYVAFQELATRVSHRNTGHQSGDPVCDRMLARIATDENLHMVFYRNLVRAAFELAPDLTMQAVRDVVVNFRMPGHSMPGFERAAAQMAIGEVYNLRIHHDDVLQPVLRYLKVMEIDGLGPEGLKAQEELGFFMGGLDAEASKFDEKLAARKARMAARAAAGR, from the coding sequence GTGACGACCACTTCTCCCCAGCCCGGTATTGGCTCTTCCGCTTCATGGACGGACGCACGCCTTCTGTACGCCCTGGAGGAGGTGGTCGAGACCGAGCTGAACCGCCATCTGAAGGTCGCCAAGGACTGGATGCCGCACGAGTACGTGCCCTTCAGTGACGGGCGGAACTTCCCCGGCGTCTTCGAGGACGGCGAGCCGTGGGAGAAGCAGCAGTCGAAGGTCACCGAGGTGGGCCGTACGGCGCTGGTGGTCAATCTGCTCACCGAGGACAATCTCCCCAGCTACCACCACGAGATCGCCACGCTCTTCGGCCGTGACGGCGCCTGGGGCACCTGGGTCCACCGCTGGACGGCGGAGGAGGGCAGGCACGGCATCGTGATGCGCGACTACCTGCTGGCTTCCCGCGCGGTCGACCCGGATCAGCTTGAACGTTTCCGCATGGCACACATGAGCGAAGGATTCGAGTCGGACAACCGGCACTCGATGCTTCACTCGGTCGCCTACGTCGCCTTCCAGGAACTGGCCACGCGCGTCTCCCACCGCAACACCGGCCACCAGTCCGGCGACCCCGTGTGCGACCGCATGCTGGCCAGGATCGCCACCGACGAGAACCTGCACATGGTCTTCTACCGGAACCTGGTGCGCGCCGCCTTCGAGCTGGCACCCGACCTGACGATGCAGGCCGTGCGGGATGTCGTCGTGAACTTCCGGATGCCTGGACACAGCATGCCCGGCTTCGAGCGCGCCGCCGCGCAGATGGCCATCGGCGAGGTCTACAACCTCCGCATCCACCACGACGACGTGCTCCAGCCCGTGCTGCGCTACTTGAAGGTGATGGAGATCGACGGGCTCGGCCCCGAGGGGCTGAAGGCCCAGGAGGAGCTGGGCTTCTTCATGGGCGGCCTCGACGCGGAGGCCAGCAAGTTCGACGAGAAGCTGGCGGCCCGCAAGGCCCGCATGGCGGCCCGCGCCGCCGCGGGCCGCTGA
- a CDS encoding ABC-F family ATP-binding cassette domain-containing protein → MATTPHTAFLTCSALSYRQPDGTGVLDRLQLTFGPGRTGLIGTNGSGKTTLLRLLAGQLTPTEGTVTAPGEVAHLPQNVTLDTALTVDEALGIDATRAALHAIESGDAREEHFEAVGDDWDVEERALATLASLGLGHIGLDRTVGRLSGGETVLLRLAALLLRRPDVLLLDEPTNNLDLHARQRLYDAVETWNGVLVIVSHDRELLERVDRIAELRSGGVTWYGGGWSAYEDAVATAQEAAERTVRVAESDVRRQKRGLVEAQTKLARRKRYGQKMAEQKREPKIVMGLRRRAAQESAGKHRTLHEDRLGEAKERLDEALEGVRQDEEIRVHLPRTAVPAGRTVLSLDGVVLRHGTPASLSLDLRGPERVALVGRNGAGKSTLLRTVAGEIAPAAGEALTRVPTRFLPQRLDVLDDSLTVVENVARTAPSATGNVIRAQLARFLFKGARADRPAGTLSGGERFRAALAALLLAEPAPQLLMLDEPTNNLDMASVRKLTTALESYEGALIVAGHDLPFLESIGVTRRLLLDGDGLRDTTEEEMRAAMASGE, encoded by the coding sequence ATGGCCACCACTCCGCACACCGCATTCCTCACCTGCTCGGCGCTCTCGTACCGGCAGCCGGACGGTACGGGCGTCCTCGACCGCCTCCAGTTGACCTTCGGCCCCGGCAGGACGGGGCTCATCGGCACCAACGGGTCGGGCAAGACCACGCTGCTACGGCTGCTGGCGGGCCAGCTCACGCCGACGGAGGGGACGGTCACTGCCCCCGGCGAGGTCGCCCATCTTCCGCAGAACGTCACCCTGGACACGGCACTCACCGTCGACGAGGCCCTGGGGATCGACGCGACGCGCGCGGCCCTGCACGCCATCGAGAGCGGCGACGCGCGCGAGGAGCACTTCGAGGCCGTCGGTGACGACTGGGACGTCGAGGAACGCGCCCTGGCGACGCTCGCCTCGCTCGGTCTCGGCCACATCGGGCTCGACAGGACCGTAGGCCGGCTCTCTGGCGGCGAGACCGTGCTGCTCAGGCTGGCCGCACTGCTGCTGCGCAGGCCGGACGTACTGCTGCTCGACGAGCCGACCAACAACCTCGACCTGCACGCGAGGCAGCGGCTGTACGACGCGGTCGAGACCTGGAACGGGGTACTCGTCATCGTCAGCCACGACCGTGAGCTGCTGGAGCGGGTCGACAGGATCGCCGAGCTGCGGTCCGGGGGCGTCACCTGGTACGGCGGCGGCTGGTCGGCGTACGAGGACGCCGTGGCCACGGCGCAGGAGGCCGCTGAGCGTACGGTACGCGTGGCCGAGTCCGATGTCCGCCGCCAGAAGCGCGGGCTGGTCGAGGCGCAGACCAAGCTGGCCAGGCGCAAGCGGTACGGCCAGAAGATGGCGGAGCAGAAGCGCGAACCGAAGATCGTCATGGGCCTTCGCAGGAGAGCGGCTCAGGAGTCGGCGGGCAAACACCGCACCCTGCACGAGGACCGGCTCGGGGAGGCGAAGGAACGCCTGGACGAGGCGCTGGAGGGGGTACGCCAGGACGAGGAGATCCGCGTCCACCTGCCGCGCACGGCGGTCCCCGCGGGCCGGACGGTCCTGAGCCTGGACGGCGTCGTACTGCGCCACGGGACACCGGCGTCCCTCTCCCTCGATCTGCGCGGGCCCGAGCGCGTGGCCCTCGTCGGACGCAACGGCGCGGGCAAGTCGACGCTGCTGCGGACCGTCGCGGGGGAGATCGCGCCCGCCGCGGGTGAGGCCCTGACGCGGGTACCCACGCGGTTCCTGCCACAGCGCCTCGACGTCCTCGACGATTCGCTGACCGTCGTGGAGAACGTGGCGCGGACCGCGCCCTCCGCCACCGGCAATGTGATCCGCGCGCAGCTCGCGCGCTTCCTCTTCAAGGGGGCGCGCGCCGACCGGCCCGCGGGGACACTGTCGGGCGGCGAGCGGTTCCGTGCGGCGCTCGCCGCGCTGCTGCTCGCCGAGCCCGCGCCCCAGCTGCTGATGCTCGACGAGCCGACCAACAACCTCGACATGGCGAGCGTCCGCAAGCTCACGACGGCGCTGGAGTCGTACGAGGGGGCGCTGATCGTGGCCGGTCACGACCTTCCCTTCCTCGAATCGATCGGGGTCACCCGCCGGCTGCTGCTGGACGGCGACGGGCTGCGGGACACCACGGAGGAGGAGATGCGGGCCGCGATGGCCTCGGGGGAATAG
- the ssgD gene encoding spore wall synthesis regulator SsgD has product MSTVIEQAVEARVVAAALIPTVSATLHYDQDDPFAVRMDFPAPATLEGADVSWAFGRDLLFAGLDDPTGEGDVRVRPYGYARTVLEFHAPEGMAVVHVRTGELRRFLKHTTALVPLGREYLHVDMDQGLAELMREA; this is encoded by the coding sequence TTGTCCACAGTCATAGAACAAGCCGTGGAGGCCCGCGTAGTCGCCGCCGCCCTGATCCCGACCGTCTCCGCGACCTTGCACTACGACCAGGACGACCCCTTCGCGGTGCGGATGGACTTCCCCGCCCCGGCCACCCTTGAGGGCGCGGACGTCTCCTGGGCCTTCGGCAGGGATCTCCTCTTCGCGGGTCTCGACGACCCGACGGGCGAAGGCGACGTCCGGGTGCGGCCCTACGGGTACGCCAGGACGGTGCTGGAGTTCCACGCGCCCGAGGGCATGGCCGTCGTCCATGTCCGCACCGGGGAACTGCGCCGCTTCCTCAAACACACCACCGCCCTCGTACCGCTGGGCCGGGAGTATCTCCATGTCGACATGGACCAGGGCCTCGCGGAGCTGATGCGGGAGGCCTGA